A single window of Nicotiana tomentosiformis chromosome 1, ASM39032v3, whole genome shotgun sequence DNA harbors:
- the LOC138907262 gene encoding uncharacterized protein yields the protein MTSKETDIGVVDPPREIVESESELKEEVRRLKHQMAKMYQAWIKGHPPPSFPTNYTEKPASIPPLSQAQMTSTVDLSPQHAPGFTPYHSYPGTSSQIFHAPPAKTTSYPAPTSAPIFVSPPQATLH from the coding sequence atgactagcaaagaaACGGACATAGGAGTTGTTGACCCACCGAGGGAGATTGTAGAATCAGAATCTGAACTGAAAGAGGAGGTCCGAAGGTTGAAACATCAAATGGCGAAAATGTACCAGGCCTGGATCAAGGGACATCCTCCACCTTCATTCCCTACCAACTATACAGAAAAACCTGCCTCCATCCCACCACTATCCCAAGCCCAGATGACCAGTACCGTTGATCTTTCTCCTCAACATGCACCAGGCTTCACCCCTTACCACTCCTACCCCGGCACTTCGTCCCAAATTTTCcatgctccaccagccaaaacaaccTCATACCCTGCTCCAACATCTGCTCCTATTTTTGTATCCCCTCCACAAGCTACCCTCCATTga